The Haloarcula sp. CBA1127 genomic interval CGCGTCCGTTTCTAGGTCGTAGACACCGCTCCGGGACAGGTTTTCGCTGTTGTCGGAGACCAGCAGTCTGTCACCGTCGGGTCCCCAATCGGCCGGGGCGGCCTCCGCGCCGGTGACGCCGATTTCGAGTGGCTCCGGGTCCGACCCGTCGGCGTCGCTGACGTACACGTCCATGTTGTCGAAGTCGTCCGTCTCGTTGGTCATGTACGCCAACTGCGACCCGTCTGGCGAGAGTAGTCCCGTGTGAACCGCTCGGTCGTAGTCGGTGATTTTGGATGTCTCGCCGCTCATGAGGTCGTGACTGTAGAGGTTCATCTGCCCGTCCCGGGTCGACCCGACCAGTAGCGTCTCGCCGTCCTCGCCGACGTCCTGCAGCACTACCTGACCGTCCATCTCGACGACCGCCTCGACCGACCCGTCGCGGTCGAGGGCGTACACGTCGTTCTGTTCGTTGCCGTCGTCGTCGAGGTGGAAGAACACCCGCTCGCCGTCGGCCCCCCACTCGACGTGCCAGCGGGCGTTCCGTGGGACCTCGCCGTTGCTCCACTGCTCGGTGGAACCGCTATCGACATCGAGGACATGGAGTTCGTTGCGTCCGCTCACGTCGTAGTAGAAGGCCACTTCGCCGCCGTCAGGGGACGCCGTCGGATGGGCCAGCGTCGGCAGGCCAGCGAGTGCCTCCAGTACCGCCTCGGGGTCCGTCGGACCGTCTTCAGGGTCAGACATACGATGTGTGCTAACTCGCGGCTGGATTGTAGTTGTTCTGCCGACACTAGGCGGCACGTGATATTATATAACTACTACTTGAGACCGCCAGAAATCCCGTGTACTGGGCTACTGCGACTCGTTGCGCGTGGTTCGAGGGAGCAGCACTCGCGCAAGTGCTTGCATCGGCTTGAATGCTCAGCCGGGACTTTCTGGCAGGCTATACTGTCTTTGATGCGGGATTACCGCAAACAAGCTAGGGCGTCCACCAGCGCAGGCCGACCATCACGAAGACGATCGCCAGTTGCATCAGTCCCTGGAGGCCCCCGAGCTTGGCGTTTCGCATCCCGATTTCGGAGACGAGGTCCACGTCTGGGTTCTCTGAGACGACCTGCCGGTAGATGCGGACCTCGCCGGGCAGGACGACGCCGAAGCCCTGCACGGATAGCAGGGTCACGATACCGAGCGTGGCGACGATCCACCACGAAGTCATCGCGAAGGCCGGCAGCGTCGTCACGAGATACGCGCCGGAGCCAACGACGGCGACGCCGAGGACGCCCAGCGTCTTCGGGTCGGTCAGCGCGTCGAACTGGTAGCCGATGAGGAGGATGACCGGAATCAGTGTCGCGGCGGTCAGAATCGCCAGCCACGGGTCGGCGTTGGGGAACTTCCCGAGCCTGAGCGCCAACAGGATGCCGCCGGCGATGGTCACCGTCGCTAGCGTCGGCATCAGGAACGTCATCTTGGGTGTGAACGATGCGAAGAAGTCGGCCCGTGCTTCCGGTTCCTGACCACCGAGTACCGGCCCCAGTACGAGCCCCATGAACAGGTCGATACCGGTCCACAGTACGCCCGCCATCACGTGCACGTAGGTCAGCGCCCGGATGTTTCCGCTGGCGAGTGCCCCCGCAAACGCGATGAGTGGGACGGCGACCGCCCCCACAGCGAAGGCCGGGTTCGCCTGCCTCGCCAACCCTCCGATTCCTCGTTTCCGTTCGATACCGTCCGCTGTCGGCTGCGCCATAGTTGGCTGTATCAGGGTCCGCTACCGGCAAAAGCGTTGGTGGCTGTTTCAGCTATTGCCAGCTTTCACGGTACGGACTGTCTCAGTCGTCGTCCGCAGCCGGCTGTTCGGCCACTGTGTCGCGGTCCGCTCGCGGCCCCTCCAGGTCGACGTTCGGCAGCAGGTCACGGAGGTACTGTCCGGTGTAGGACGCCTCGGTGCGGGCCACGTCCTCCGGGGTGCCCTGTGCGACGAGTTCGCCGCCGTTCTCGCCACCCTCGGGGCCGAGGTCGATGATCTGGTCGGCGTTCTTTATCAGGTCGAGTTCGTGCTCGATAACGACGACTGTGTTGCCGTCGTCGGTGAGCCGATGGAGCACGTCGATGAGCTTTCGTTCGTCCTCGGGGTGGAGCCCGGTGGTCGGCTCGTCAAGCAGGTACAGCGTCTCGCCTGAATCCTTCTTGCCGAGTTCCTCGGCGAGCTTCACGCGCTGGGCCTCGCCACCGGAGAGCGTCGTCGAGGGCTGGCCCAGCCGCATATAGCCCAGCCCCACGTCCTTCAGGAGTTCCAGCCGGCGACGGATGCCGCCGTGGCTCTCGAAGAAGTCGTACGCTTCCTCGACGGTCATGTCGAGCACGTCGGCGATGGTCGCGCCCTTGTAGGTCACATCCAGCGTCTCGTCGTTGTAGCGCGCGCCGCCGCACTCCTCACAGGGGACCGTCACGTCAGAGAGGAAGTTCATGTCGATGGTGACCGTCCCCTGACCGCCACAGCCCTCACAGCGGCCGCCCTTGACGTTGAACGAGAACCGGCCGACCTCGTAGCCGCGCTGTTTCGAGAGGCTCGTCTCGGCGAACAGTTCGCGGATGTGGTCGAAGACGTTGGTGTACGTCGCCGGATTCGAGCGGGGCGTTCGGCCGATAGGCGACTGGTCGATGAGCCGCACCGTCTCGATGTCGTCGAGGCCGTCGATGGCGTCGTGCTCGCCGGGGTTCACGTCGGTGTCGTTCATCCGACGCACCAGCCCTTTGTACAGCACGTCGTGCATCAGCGTGGACTTGCCTGACCCCGAGACCCCCGTGATGGCGGTGAACGTCCCCAGTGGGATGGACACGTCGAGGTCGTCGAGGTTGTGCTGGCGAGCGCCCCGAACGGTGAGTTCACCGTCGGCCTCGCGGCGGCTGTCGGGCACCGGAATCGTCCGCTCGCCCGAGAGGTACTCCCCGGTCACCGATTCCTCGGTGTCGATGACCTCGTCCATGGGAGCGTTGACGACGACTTCGCCGCCGCGCTTGCCCGGTCCGGGCCCCATGTCGATTATCTGGTCGGCCCGGCGCATCGTCTCGGTGTCGTGTTCGACCACGAGCAGCGTGTTCCCGAGGTCTCGAAGCTCTTCGAGCGTGTTCAGCAGGCGGTCGTTGTCCCGCTGGTGGAGGCCGATGGAGGGCTCGTCGAGGACGTAGAGAACACCGACGAGGCCGCTTCCGATCTGGGTCGCCAACCGAATTCGCTGGCTCTCACCGCCCGACAGCGTCGAGGCCTCGCGGTCCAGCGTCAGGTAGTCCAGTCCGACCTCGGTCATGAAGCCCAGACGGGCGCGAATCTCTTTGAGAATCTCCTCGGCGATCTTCCGGTCGCGGGCCGAGAGGTTCTCTTCCATCCCCTCGAAGTGCGCCAGCGCGTCGCTGATGGACATCTCGTTGACCTCGGTGATAGATGCGTCGTCGACGAGGACTGCCCGCGACTCCGCTTTGAGCCGTGTCCCTTCACAGGCCGGGCACGTCGTCGTCGCCATGAACTCCTCGATGTGCTCGCGGGCGCGGTCCGAATCCGTTTCGACGTGTCGTCGCTCCAGATTCGGGATGACGCCCTCGAAGCGCTCAGTTTTCTCGCGTGTCCCGTTCTTGGTCCGCCACTCGAAGTGGACCCTGCTGTCGGTGCCGTAGAGGAACTGCCGCTGGACGGACTCGTCTAGCTCCTCGAACGGCGTCGTGAGGTCCACGCCGAAGTGCTCGGCGACGTTGTCCAGTTGCCGCGAGTAGTACGTCCGGTCGTAACTCCAGGGCTCGAAAACGTGCTTGAGCGGCTTCGTCGGGTCGGTGATGACGAGGTCCTCGCTGACTTCCTTGGTCTCGCCCAGCCCCTCACACTCCGGGCAGGCCCCGTGCGGTGAGTTGAACGAGAACGACCGCGTCTCGATTTCGGAGATGTCGATGCCACAGTGAGTGCAGGCCAGGTCCTCGGAGAGTTCGACGACGACGCGGTCCGAGGTGGCTCCGTCGTCCTCCTCACCGTCGGCGAGGTCGCCGGTTGCCCGGGCGTCTGACCCGCCGAGCGTCTCTGCCGCGCCGTCTGCCGGGTCCGGCAGAATGACCTTCAGCGTCCCGTCGGCCTCTTCGAGCGCGGTTTCGACGGAGTCCGTGATGCGCGAGCGGGCGTCCGGCGAAATCTTCACTCGGTCCACGACCACGTCGATGGTGTGGTCGTAGTTCTCGTCCAGTTCGGGTCGGTCCAGCGTGAGGTCGAACTCCTCGCCGTCGACCTCGACGCGGCTGTACCCCTCGCCGACGAGGTCGTCGAACAGGTCTTCGAAGGCCCCCTTTTGGTCGCGGACGACCGGCGCACACAGTTTGGCGCGAGTCCCCTCCGGCAGTTCCAGCAGCCGAGACACCATGTTCTGGGCGGACTGCTCGCCGACTTCGCGGCCACACTCCGGGCAGTGCGGTGTGCCGACGCGGGCATACAGCAGACGGAGGTAGTCGTGCAGTTCGGTGACGGTGCCGACCGTCGAGCGGGGGTTGTTGGCGGCGTTCTTCTGGTCGATAGAAATCGCCGGAGAGAGACCTTCGACGTTCTCGACCTGTGGTTTGTCCATCTGCCCTAGGAAGTTCCGTGCGTAGGCGGAGAGCGATTCGATGTAGCGCCGCTGGCCCTCGGCGTACACCGTCTCGAATGCGAGCGAGGATTTACCCGACCCCGACAGTCCGGTGACGACTGTCAGTTCCTCGCGGGGAATCTCCACGTCGACGTCCTTGAGGTTGTGTTCCTCGGCCCCTCGGACCTCGATGATATCCTTGCTCATCTTTGCATCTTCGTTGGCCGGCAGGAGGGAAACCCTGTCGGTTCGGGTGCCGATAGATGGTTCCTCACGTGAGACTGTTTTTATTTTGAAGAGTGTGGCGAAAGATTTACCACCGATATTGGATATGAGATTGGTATGGGAACAAGCGACTACGACATTGCGGGCATTGACCTCTCCGACGACAGCTACACAGTCGAACAGAGTCTGGTCCGCAACAAGTACAAAGCCATGGACGCCGCCGGGAACGTCGTCCTCCGCGGGAAACAGAAGATGCTGAAGATGAAAGAGGAGTTCCCGTTTGTCGACGCAAACGACAACGAGGTGTTTCAGGTCAAGGCCGGTGGCATCATCGACGTGGCCGGCAACTACGTGCTGACCGACTCCAAGACCGGCGAGGACATCGTCATCCTCGACAACGACTACTCGATTCTGCAGGACACGTGGAAGATTCGGGACGCCAGTACCGAGGCGAAAATCGCCGAGATCAACTCTCAGGGCGCGCTCGTGACCATCGCCCGCAACGTCGTTCCGTTCGGCGGCTGGATTCCCCACAAGTACGAGATCACCGATCAGGACGGCAACCACGTCGGCAACATCGACGGGCAGTTCTCGCTGAAAGACCGCTACGAGATTACCATCGACGACGCCAGCACGGTTCCGAAAGAGCCGATCATCGCTGCGGCGATGGTTATCGATGCGATTCAGGGGAACTGACGCCCCACCGGAATCCTTCTTGCCCTGGCTCCCCCAACGACCGCTAT includes:
- the uvrA gene encoding excinuclease ABC subunit UvrA: MSKDIIEVRGAEEHNLKDVDVEIPREELTVVTGLSGSGKSSLAFETVYAEGQRRYIESLSAYARNFLGQMDKPQVENVEGLSPAISIDQKNAANNPRSTVGTVTELHDYLRLLYARVGTPHCPECGREVGEQSAQNMVSRLLELPEGTRAKLCAPVVRDQKGAFEDLFDDLVGEGYSRVEVDGEEFDLTLDRPELDENYDHTIDVVVDRVKISPDARSRITDSVETALEEADGTLKVILPDPADGAAETLGGSDARATGDLADGEEDDGATSDRVVVELSEDLACTHCGIDISEIETRSFSFNSPHGACPECEGLGETKEVSEDLVITDPTKPLKHVFEPWSYDRTYYSRQLDNVAEHFGVDLTTPFEELDESVQRQFLYGTDSRVHFEWRTKNGTREKTERFEGVIPNLERRHVETDSDRAREHIEEFMATTTCPACEGTRLKAESRAVLVDDASITEVNEMSISDALAHFEGMEENLSARDRKIAEEILKEIRARLGFMTEVGLDYLTLDREASTLSGGESQRIRLATQIGSGLVGVLYVLDEPSIGLHQRDNDRLLNTLEELRDLGNTLLVVEHDTETMRRADQIIDMGPGPGKRGGEVVVNAPMDEVIDTEESVTGEYLSGERTIPVPDSRREADGELTVRGARQHNLDDLDVSIPLGTFTAITGVSGSGKSTLMHDVLYKGLVRRMNDTDVNPGEHDAIDGLDDIETVRLIDQSPIGRTPRSNPATYTNVFDHIRELFAETSLSKQRGYEVGRFSFNVKGGRCEGCGGQGTVTIDMNFLSDVTVPCEECGGARYNDETLDVTYKGATIADVLDMTVEEAYDFFESHGGIRRRLELLKDVGLGYMRLGQPSTTLSGGEAQRVKLAEELGKKDSGETLYLLDEPTTGLHPEDERKLIDVLHRLTDDGNTVVVIEHELDLIKNADQIIDLGPEGGENGGELVAQGTPEDVARTEASYTGQYLRDLLPNVDLEGPRADRDTVAEQPAADDD
- a CDS encoding LURP-one-related/scramblase family protein, whose amino-acid sequence is MGTSDYDIAGIDLSDDSYTVEQSLVRNKYKAMDAAGNVVLRGKQKMLKMKEEFPFVDANDNEVFQVKAGGIIDVAGNYVLTDSKTGEDIVILDNDYSILQDTWKIRDASTEAKIAEINSQGALVTIARNVVPFGGWIPHKYEITDQDGNHVGNIDGQFSLKDRYEITIDDASTVPKEPIIAAAMVIDAIQGN